One Mycobacteroides salmoniphilum DNA segment encodes these proteins:
- a CDS encoding GlsB/YeaQ/YmgE family stress response membrane protein, whose translation MVLNIIWMIILGLIVGWIARLIVPGKENFGWIVTALLGIVGGYVGGTLGSLVFAPHKFTVTPPINHAFLGALVGAVLLLVVYKFVAGKTKS comes from the coding sequence ATGGTGTTGAACATCATTTGGATGATCATTCTTGGCCTGATCGTTGGCTGGATCGCCCGATTGATCGTGCCCGGCAAGGAGAACTTCGGCTGGATCGTCACAGCGTTGCTGGGCATCGTCGGTGGTTACGTCGGCGGGACGCTGGGAAGTCTGGTGTTCGCCCCACACAAGTTCACGGTTACCCCGCCGATCAATCACGCCTTCCTCGGTGCGTTGGTTGGCGCGGTGCTCCTGTTGGTCGTCTACAAGTTCGTCGCAGGAAAAACCAAGAGCTAG
- a CDS encoding APA family fibronectin-binding glycoprotein, which translates to MQQPRATSAGKRAHQARVMAAAIAVASLSGAGAITLVAGPVTQAPASVRTADIHLVTTDAPPPPATPAPGQPAPNPETPTTVTTPPPGAPAPAPTPPPAPGAPAPASPPAPGAPADGGRVNNDQGGFSYVVPQGWAQSDARRLTYGSALLTNPAAPNGSILLGRLDLKLFAGAEPDNQKAARRLASDMGEFFMPYPGNRVNQEDQSFEVAGMPAASSYYEVKFDDAAKEPGQIWAAAVGKGKDRWFIVWLGTSASPVDKGVAKALTDSVRPWTPPTPATPPAGQPADPNQPAPPPADPNQPPPPPADPNQPPPPAPAAPGAPAPEPAAPGQPAPPAPPAAPPAPGVPV; encoded by the coding sequence ATGCAGCAACCACGGGCAACATCGGCGGGCAAGCGGGCGCACCAGGCACGAGTGATGGCGGCCGCTATCGCGGTCGCTTCGCTGTCCGGGGCAGGTGCCATCACGCTCGTCGCCGGACCGGTCACTCAGGCGCCGGCATCGGTGCGCACGGCGGATATCCACCTGGTGACAACCGACGCTCCTCCGCCGCCCGCAACGCCCGCTCCCGGTCAACCGGCACCCAATCCGGAGACTCCGACGACGGTGACGACACCTCCGCCTGGCGCACCCGCACCCGCGCCCACGCCGCCTCCGGCACCCGGCGCACCCGCGCCCGCGTCGCCGCCGGCACCCGGCGCGCCGGCAGACGGGGGACGCGTCAACAATGACCAAGGCGGATTCAGTTATGTTGTGCCGCAAGGCTGGGCGCAGTCGGATGCCCGCAGGCTCACCTACGGATCGGCGCTGCTGACCAATCCGGCCGCACCGAACGGAAGCATTCTGTTGGGTCGCCTCGACCTCAAGCTCTTCGCAGGCGCCGAGCCCGATAACCAGAAGGCGGCCCGCAGGCTGGCGTCGGATATGGGCGAGTTTTTCATGCCGTACCCGGGCAACCGCGTCAACCAGGAAGATCAGAGTTTCGAGGTGGCGGGCATGCCCGCGGCGTCCTCCTACTACGAGGTCAAATTCGACGACGCAGCCAAGGAGCCCGGCCAGATCTGGGCCGCGGCCGTGGGCAAGGGTAAAGATCGCTGGTTCATCGTCTGGCTCGGCACATCGGCCTCACCGGTGGACAAGGGCGTGGCCAAGGCCCTGACCGACTCGGTTCGCCCATGGACACCGCCCACTCCTGCCACGCCTCCGGCCGGGCAGCCCGCTGATCCCAACCAGCCGGCACCCCCGCCGGCTGACCCCAACCAGCCGCCGCCCCCGCCGGCCGATCCGAACCAGCCGCCGCCACCTGCTCCCGCGGCACCGGGTGCACCGGCTCCCGAACCTGCTGCTCCCGGGCAGCCCGCGCCCCCGGCACCGCCTGCGGCGCCCCCGGCGCCTGGGGTCCCCGTCTAG
- a CDS encoding sulfate/molybdate ABC transporter ATP-binding protein, translating to MSELRFDAGHSGRGVQATFTVAPGETLAIVGPNGAGKSTLLGLIAGLLRPDSGEIWLGDHVLTNCATGTFVPTHQRRTALLLQEALLFPHLTVAGNVEFGMRGRRRDEVSGAREHWLESVGARDLAGRRPGELSGGQAQRVAIARALAAEPELVLLDEPLSGLDAESAPAVRALLGRVLGRDGQSALIVTHDIMDAVAIADRVMVLDSGRIAELGETTTVLARPTSQFGARFAGVNLLDGTVGQDGALHVDDLVIHGVWSGIGSPVQGQRAVAVFGPRAVGVHLSPPGGSPRNVIAVSVTTLSAHADTVVVTASAGATIFTAHITAAAAAELKLAPEASAYFAVKAHEVVIQAAQ from the coding sequence ATGAGCGAACTGCGATTCGACGCAGGACATTCCGGCCGCGGCGTGCAGGCTACATTCACCGTCGCGCCCGGAGAGACGCTGGCGATCGTCGGCCCCAATGGGGCCGGTAAGTCCACGTTACTCGGGCTCATCGCCGGACTGCTACGGCCCGATTCCGGTGAGATATGGCTCGGCGATCACGTGCTGACCAACTGTGCCACGGGCACTTTCGTCCCCACTCACCAACGACGCACGGCGCTACTGCTACAGGAGGCGTTGTTGTTCCCACACCTGACGGTCGCGGGTAACGTCGAGTTCGGGATGCGCGGTAGGCGCCGCGACGAGGTGTCCGGCGCGCGTGAGCACTGGCTGGAATCGGTCGGTGCGCGCGATTTGGCGGGACGCCGACCCGGTGAACTGTCCGGGGGACAGGCGCAGCGGGTGGCCATCGCCCGCGCGCTGGCCGCCGAGCCCGAGCTGGTGCTGCTCGACGAGCCGCTGTCCGGTCTCGACGCCGAGAGTGCGCCAGCCGTCCGGGCATTGCTCGGGCGGGTGCTGGGCCGCGACGGACAAAGCGCGCTGATCGTGACGCACGACATCATGGATGCGGTAGCCATCGCCGACCGGGTGATGGTGCTGGACTCGGGTCGTATCGCTGAGTTGGGCGAAACCACCACAGTCTTGGCCCGGCCGACCAGCCAGTTTGGCGCTCGGTTCGCGGGCGTGAACCTCCTCGACGGCACCGTGGGCCAGGACGGCGCGCTACACGTCGACGACCTTGTCATCCATGGCGTGTGGTCCGGCATCGGAAGCCCCGTGCAGGGTCAGCGCGCCGTCGCGGTGTTCGGGCCGCGTGCTGTCGGCGTGCATCTGTCCCCACCAGGAGGTAGCCCGCGCAACGTCATTGCCGTATCTGTGACGACCTTGAGCGCCCATGCGGACACCGTGGTTGTAACGGCATCTGCGGGAGCCACGATATTCACGGCACATATTACCGCGGCCGCCGCGGCAGAACTCAAGCTGGCACCCGAGGCGTCGGCATACTTTGCCGTCAAGGCCCACGAGGTCGTCATTCAGGCGGCGCAATAG